A single genomic interval of Arachis duranensis cultivar V14167 chromosome 7, aradu.V14167.gnm2.J7QH, whole genome shotgun sequence harbors:
- the LOC107459184 gene encoding DEAD-box ATP-dependent RNA helicase 16 — MAATTTENILKETMQRYEEDASDDKSFEELGVDARLIRALLKKGIDKPTPIQRVAIPLILEGKDVVARAKTGSGKTFAYLLPMLQKLFANVDRKKQAPNAFVLVPTRELCQQVYIEVVSLIELCRVQLKVAQLNSNMQASDLRAALTGPPDILISTPACLAKCLFDGVLQPASINATLETLILDEADLLLSYGYENDIKSFTPHVPRSCQCLLMSATSSTDVDKLKKLILHNPFILTLPEVGNNKDDVIPKNVQQFWISCPANDKLLYTLAVLKLELVQKKVLIFTNDIDMSFRLKLFLEKFGIKSAVLNAELPQNSRLHILEEFNAGLFDYLIATDVSQSKEKDEAPKEGKGSRKSRKHKLKLDSEFGVVRGIDFKNVFTVINFDMPRSVAGYVHRIGRTGRAYSSGASISLVSTDEMETLEEVKAFVGDDENKGSNTIVEFPFLTKNAVESLRYRAEVIYHFLFSFTLEEKTCKQP, encoded by the exons ATGGCGGCGACAACAACCGAAAACATATTGAAAGAAACAATGCAGCGATACGAAGAAGATGCAAGCGACGATAAGAGCTTCGAGGAGCTCGGTGTGGACGCTCGTCTCATTCGTGCCTTGCTCAAGAAAGGAATCGACAAGCCCACACCAATTCAGAGAGTCGCTATTCCACTCATTCTG gAAGGTAAGGATGTGGTTGCTCGTGCGAAGACGGGTTCTGGGAAGACGTTTGCTTACCTTCTCCCCATGCTACAGAAACTATTCGCTAATGTTGATCGCAAGAAGCAGGCACCCAATGCTTTTGTTCTTGTTCCGACTCGCGAGCTGTGTCAACAG GTCTACATAGAGGTTGTGTCACTCATTGAGTTATGCCGAGTTCAACTGAAAGTCGCCCAATTGAATAGCAATATGCAAGCTTCTGATCTG CGTGCAGCTCTGACTGGACCTCCTGATATTTTGATATCCACACCTGCTTGCCTAGCAAAGTGCCTGTTTGATGGTGTACTTCAACCAGCTTCCATTAATGCTACGCTTGAAACTCTAATTCTTGATGAG GCAGATCTTCTGTTATCATATGGATatgaaaatgatataaaatcTTTTACGCCTCATGTACCCAGAAGTTGCCAGTGTCTTCTTATGTCCGCAACATCAAG TACTGATGTTGACAAACTAAAGAAGTTGATTCTACACAACCCATTCATTTTGACTTTGCCTGAAGTGGGAAATAATAAGGATGACGTGATCCCAAAAAATGTTCAGCAGTTCTGG ATCTCGTGCCCTGCCAATGATAAATTGCTCTACACCCTTGCTGTTTTGAAGTTGGAGTTAGTGCAAAAGAAAGTTCTGATATTCACTAATGACATAGACATGAGTTTCAGATTGAAATTATTCCTAGAAAAG TTTGGGATTAAGTCTGCTGTTTTAAATGCTGAGTTGCCACAGAATTCCCGACTCCATATTCTCGAG GAGTTCAATGCTGGTCTGTTTGATTATCTTATTGCAACTGATGTCAGTCAGTCGAAGGAGAAGGATGAAGCACCTAAAGAAGGCAAAGGATCACGAAAGTCTAGGAAACATAAACTTAAACTCGATTCTGAATTTGGAGTAGTAAGGggaattgatttcaaaaatgtATTCACG GTTATAAACTTTGATATGCCTCGAAGTGTTGCAGGATATGTACATCGAATTGGACGTACAGGAAGAGCATATAGTTCTGGTGCTTCTATTTCTCTG GTTTCAACAGATGAGATGGAAACATTGGAAGAAGTAAAAGCTTTTGTTGGTGATGATGAAAACAAGGGCTCAAACACAATTGTGGAGTTTCCTTTCCTCACCAAGAATGCAGTTGAATCTTTGCGGTATAGGGCTGAGGTGATTTATCATTTCCTATTTTCCTTTACTCTTGAAGAAAAAACTTGTAAACAACCATAG
- the LOC110274159 gene encoding DEAD-box ATP-dependent RNA helicase 16, whose amino-acid sequence MSWLKAHFESNPRDLDLLKHDKVLSKNAPPSHLRDVPNYLLDKTTQEARKMVKLASDAMGNNNRRKGFKRKPKTGGDPLKAISAAVSKRSHKGGSHNNSGGRHKHRKTD is encoded by the exons ATGTCATG GTTGAAGGCCCACTTTGAAAGTAATCCAAGAGACTTAG ATCTGTTGAAACATGACAAAGTTTTAAGCAAGAATGCACCTCCTTCGCACCTGCGTGATGTGCCTAACTACCTATTAGACAAGACCACCCAGGAGGCAAGGAAAATGGTCAAGCTTGCAAGTGATGCAATGGGAAATAATAATCGTCGCAAGGGATTCAAGAGAAAACCAAAAACAGGTGGAGACCCTTTGAAGGCTATCTCTGCTGCG GTATCAAAAAGATCGCACAAAGGTGGAAGCCACAACAATAGCGGTGGTAGACATAAGCACAGAAAGACCGACTGA